From one Amycolatopsis sp. FDAARGOS 1241 genomic stretch:
- a CDS encoding zinc-binding dehydrogenase → MNKTVSGFNLAAFAAARPVQTGRALRRAVAAAARGDLRVQVETVPWEQVADVHRRLETGATTGKIVLEVGR, encoded by the coding sequence TTGAACAAGACGGTGTCCGGGTTCAACCTCGCCGCGTTCGCCGCGGCGCGCCCCGTGCAGACTGGGCGCGCGCTGCGCCGCGCGGTGGCCGCCGCTGCGCGCGGGGACCTGCGGGTGCAAGTGGAAACCGTACCCTGGGAACAGGTCGCCGACGTCCACCGCCGCCTCGAAACCGGTGCCACGACGGGCAAGATCGTCCTGGAGGTCGGGCGCTGA
- a CDS encoding Lrp/AsnC family transcriptional regulator has protein sequence MSGPLEPLDQAIVRELAADGRRSFTDLAERVGLSVSAVHQRVRRLEQRGVILGYTARLDGEQIGLPLTALISLTPNDPAAPDDYPQRIQHITEIESCYSVAGDESYILLVRVASPLGLEDLLRRIREAAKVSTRTTVVLSTPFEGRSPTL, from the coding sequence ATGAGCGGCCCCCTCGAACCGCTCGACCAGGCGATCGTCCGGGAACTCGCGGCGGACGGACGGCGCAGCTTCACCGACCTCGCCGAACGCGTCGGGCTGTCCGTGTCCGCCGTCCACCAGCGGGTGCGGCGCCTCGAACAGCGCGGCGTGATCCTCGGCTACACCGCCCGCCTCGACGGCGAGCAGATCGGCCTGCCGCTCACCGCGCTGATCTCGCTCACCCCGAACGATCCCGCCGCACCGGACGACTACCCGCAACGTATCCAGCACATCACCGAGATCGAGTCCTGCTACTCGGTCGCCGGCGACGAGTCCTACATCCTGCTGGTGCGCGTCGCGTCCCCGCTCGGGCTGGAGGACCTGCTGCGCCGGATCCGGGAAGCCGCGAAGGTCTCGACCCGCACCACGGTGGTCCTCTCGACCCCGTTCGAGGGCCGGTCGCCGACGCTGTAG
- a CDS encoding Xaa-Pro peptidase family protein, which translates to MSRRSLHTPAPDAAALRARLDRAAQAAAAADTDALLIAPGSDLRYLLGQAGGSFERLTTLVIPADGTPALVVPKLEAPGYSDVPTADLGVEVVTWVDGDDPYRLVADRLGKPARVAVSDFTPALHVLALRAALGDAEQTLAGPVVRELRMRKDATELAALRAAGAAIDRVHARVGEWLRPGRTEAEVGADIAAAIVEEGHVVADFVIVGSGPNGASPHHDVSERVIERGDVVVVDIGGPLPEGYNSDSTRTYAVGEPRDADVAATYAVLQQAQQAAVDAVRPGATAESIDAAARDVIEAAGFGEYFIHRTGHGIGLDVHEEPYIIAGNTLALEPGMAFSVEPGIYQPGRWGARIEDIVVVTETGVEAVNRRPHELVVLDA; encoded by the coding sequence ATGTCGCGCCGATCCCTCCACACGCCCGCTCCGGACGCCGCCGCGCTCCGCGCCCGCCTTGACCGCGCCGCGCAGGCGGCCGCCGCCGCGGACACCGATGCCCTGCTCATCGCCCCCGGATCCGACCTGCGCTACCTGCTCGGCCAGGCGGGCGGCTCGTTCGAACGGCTCACCACGCTCGTGATCCCCGCCGACGGCACCCCCGCCCTGGTCGTGCCCAAGCTGGAGGCCCCCGGCTACAGCGACGTCCCCACCGCCGACCTCGGCGTCGAGGTCGTGACCTGGGTCGACGGCGACGACCCGTACCGGCTCGTGGCCGACCGGCTCGGCAAGCCCGCCCGCGTCGCGGTCAGCGACTTCACACCCGCCCTGCACGTGCTCGCGCTGCGTGCCGCCCTCGGCGACGCCGAGCAGACCCTGGCCGGCCCGGTCGTGCGTGAGCTGCGGATGCGCAAGGACGCTACCGAGCTCGCCGCTCTGCGCGCCGCCGGCGCCGCGATCGACCGCGTCCACGCCCGCGTCGGCGAATGGCTGCGCCCCGGCCGGACCGAAGCCGAGGTCGGTGCCGACATCGCCGCCGCGATCGTCGAGGAGGGCCACGTGGTGGCCGACTTCGTGATCGTCGGCTCCGGCCCCAACGGCGCCAGCCCTCACCACGACGTGTCCGAGCGCGTGATCGAACGTGGTGACGTGGTCGTCGTCGACATCGGCGGCCCCCTGCCCGAGGGCTACAACTCCGACTCCACCCGCACCTACGCCGTCGGCGAACCCCGCGACGCCGACGTCGCCGCCACCTACGCCGTGCTGCAGCAGGCCCAGCAGGCCGCGGTCGACGCGGTCCGCCCGGGCGCCACGGCCGAATCGATCGACGCCGCCGCCCGCGACGTGATCGAGGCCGCCGGCTTCGGCGAGTACTTCATCCACCGCACCGGCCACGGCATCGGCCTCGACGTGCACGAAGAGCCCTACATCATCGCCGGCAACACCTTGGCGCTCGAACCGGGCATGGCCTTCAGCGTCGAGCCGGGCATCTACCAGCCGGGCCGCTGGGGCGCCCGCATCGAGGACATCGTCGTGGTGACCGAGACCGGGGTGGAGGCCGTCAACAGGCGGCCGCACGAACTCGTCGTGCTCGACGCATGA
- a CDS encoding CPBP family intramembrane glutamic endopeptidase: MRRRLLAAVTATGTGLLGWSLSTEPGSRRFPVLTGAVAATWFAGGFAAGPPPRGRSRHPVAGPVALAAGAFGVFYGCALLARRIPTLSRALSGVLAYAHRGCGPAVYAAALVTGAAEEVFFRGVLQGSVTRAPVTTSTAVYALSTVATRNPALVLASIGMGTLFGLQRRATGGIQAPLLTHLVWSALMLTALQALFETPAAPG; encoded by the coding sequence ATGCGCCGCCGGCTGCTGGCCGCGGTCACCGCGACCGGGACCGGCCTGCTCGGCTGGTCGCTCTCGACCGAACCGGGCTCGCGCCGTTTCCCGGTGCTGACCGGCGCCGTCGCCGCCACCTGGTTCGCGGGTGGCTTCGCCGCCGGGCCACCCCCGCGTGGGCGGTCCCGCCACCCCGTCGCCGGACCGGTCGCGCTCGCGGCCGGCGCGTTCGGCGTGTTCTACGGCTGCGCGCTGCTTGCACGGCGCATCCCGACGCTCTCGCGCGCCCTGTCCGGGGTGCTCGCCTACGCCCACCGCGGCTGTGGGCCGGCGGTCTACGCGGCCGCCCTGGTCACCGGGGCGGCCGAGGAGGTCTTCTTCCGCGGCGTCTTACAAGGCTCGGTCACCCGCGCCCCGGTCACCACGTCGACCGCCGTGTACGCGCTGTCCACTGTGGCCACCCGCAACCCCGCGCTGGTGCTCGCGTCGATCGGGATGGGCACACTGTTCGGGCTGCAGCGCCGCGCCACCGGCGGGATCCAGGCGCCGCTGCTGACCCACCTCGTGTGGTCCGCGCTCATGCTCACCGCGCTGCAGGCGCTGTTCGAAACTCCGGCCGCGCCCGGGTGA
- a CDS encoding NAD(P)H-binding protein: MRVLVTGASGFVGSRLAESLTGAGHDVRAMTRNPGGYRGAGAAVYGDVDDRASLEQALTGVEAAYYLVHSLDARDFERRDAAAARAFAHAARDARVGRIVYLGGLGQDSDQLSAHLRSRRQVEHLLATTGVPVTVLRAGIVIGHGGISWEITRQLVEHLPAMVTPRWAGTRAQPIAIADVVRYLAGVLEPAAAEGRTFEIGGSEQLAYLDMLRRVARLEGRHPVILPIPLLTPRLSSYWLALVTDVDVATGRTLVDSMVNEVVVRDDAIRDVVPFEPMDFDSAALAALAERARAA, from the coding sequence GTGCGCGTACTGGTCACCGGGGCGTCCGGCTTCGTGGGCAGCCGCCTGGCCGAGTCGCTGACCGGTGCCGGGCACGACGTGCGGGCCATGACTCGCAACCCGGGCGGCTACCGCGGCGCCGGGGCCGCCGTGTACGGCGACGTCGACGACCGCGCCTCGCTCGAGCAGGCTCTCACCGGAGTGGAAGCGGCCTACTACCTCGTGCACTCGCTCGACGCGCGCGACTTCGAACGGCGCGACGCCGCCGCGGCCCGCGCGTTCGCCCACGCTGCCCGCGACGCACGCGTGGGCCGCATCGTCTACCTCGGCGGGCTCGGCCAAGACTCCGACCAGCTGTCCGCGCACCTGCGCAGCCGCCGCCAGGTCGAGCACCTGCTGGCCACCACCGGCGTGCCGGTGACGGTGCTGCGCGCCGGGATCGTGATCGGCCACGGTGGCATCTCGTGGGAGATAACCCGCCAGCTCGTGGAGCACCTGCCCGCCATGGTCACCCCGCGCTGGGCCGGCACGCGCGCCCAGCCGATCGCGATCGCCGACGTCGTGCGCTACCTCGCGGGCGTGCTCGAACCCGCCGCGGCCGAAGGGCGGACGTTCGAGATCGGCGGCAGCGAACAACTCGCCTACCTGGACATGCTGCGCCGCGTCGCGCGGCTCGAAGGCCGCCACCCCGTGATCCTGCCGATCCCGCTGCTCACCCCACGGCTCTCGTCCTACTGGCTCGCGCTCGTCACCGACGTCGACGTCGCCACCGGCCGCACGCTCGTCGACTCGATGGTCAACGAAGTGGTGGTGCGCGACGACGCCATCCGCGACGTCGTACCGTTCGAACCCATGGACTTCGACTCCGCGGCGCTGGCGGCGCTCGCCGAACGCGCCCGGGCGGCCTGA
- a CDS encoding 5'-3' exonuclease translates to MTGPLALLDSASLYFRSYFALPDSMTAPDGTPVNAVRGFTDTLARILTDRRPSRLVACLDADWRPKFRTDLLPSYKAHRVAEPGDGSPDVEEVPDTLTPQVPVILDVLAAFGFATAEAAGYEADDVIGALATRETAVPVEVITGDRDLFQLVRATPTPASVVYVGKGWAKAEVLGQREIAERYAVPAENAGPAYADMAALRGDPSDGLPGVAGIGEKTAAKLITQFGSLEDLVAAAESGDSRLPLKMRLKLKDAAGYLAVAPKVVRVAVDAEVAQSGPDAVPASPADPDRVVELAERWNLGNSVKRLLAALPKE, encoded by the coding sequence GTGACCGGACCACTCGCCCTCCTCGACTCCGCGAGCCTGTACTTCCGCTCGTACTTCGCGCTGCCCGATTCGATGACCGCGCCCGACGGCACGCCGGTCAACGCAGTGCGCGGCTTCACCGACACGCTGGCGCGCATCCTCACCGACCGGCGCCCCTCGCGGCTGGTCGCGTGCCTGGACGCGGACTGGCGCCCGAAGTTCCGCACCGACTTGTTGCCGAGCTACAAAGCGCACCGGGTCGCCGAGCCGGGTGACGGTTCGCCCGACGTGGAGGAGGTGCCGGACACCCTGACGCCGCAGGTGCCGGTGATCCTCGACGTGCTGGCCGCGTTCGGGTTCGCCACGGCCGAAGCCGCCGGCTACGAGGCCGACGACGTGATCGGCGCGCTCGCGACGCGCGAGACCGCCGTGCCGGTCGAGGTCATCACGGGTGACCGCGACCTGTTCCAGCTGGTGCGCGCGACGCCGACCCCGGCCTCGGTCGTGTATGTGGGCAAGGGCTGGGCGAAGGCCGAGGTGCTGGGACAGCGGGAGATCGCCGAGCGCTACGCTGTGCCGGCCGAGAACGCGGGTCCGGCGTACGCGGACATGGCCGCGCTTCGCGGGGACCCCTCGGACGGACTGCCCGGGGTCGCCGGGATCGGCGAGAAGACGGCCGCGAAGCTGATCACGCAGTTCGGGTCGCTGGAGGACCTCGTCGCAGCCGCGGAGTCGGGCGATTCGCGGCTGCCGCTGAAGATGCGGCTGAAGCTGAAGGACGCGGCCGGCTACCTCGCCGTGGCGCCGAAGGTCGTGCGGGTGGCCGTCGACGCTGAGGTGGCGCAGTCCGGGCCGGACGCGGTGCCGGCGAGCCCCGCGGACCCGGACCGGGTCGTGGAGCTGGCCGAGCGGTGGAACCTGGGCAACTCCGTCAAGCGGCTGCTGGCGGCGCTGCCGAAGGAGTAG
- a CDS encoding GNAT family N-acetyltransferase translates to MSDFSVRPITEDERRPTFDLLLQALHSPLPSDDAWAQFGDSWAAPGKFGAFAADRPIGIASGFPTRIGVPGSATVSATAVDGVGVRADWTRRGVLTALMSAQLTDLAASGTTIACLHASEAVIYGRFGYGPAALGATVEVTRPAHLRDGAASGGAVRLLDPDEARDLIPALYHRIGLHRPGMIARPAPWWPIAHNRRVTRDGGYRVAVHTGPDGDDGFALFTSLDQTTAADPERGALLDVRDLHGANPEAITALWGFVLTIDLVATVRARYRPADEPVAALLTDYRRARTTALEDDLWVRLVDVPAALAARSYGAAQPVVLDVADRLLPANAGRYRVGPEGAERTDAPTDFQLDVDTLAMLYLGEWRATTLAHAGRITAADPAALTRADTLFTTGLRPWCGTYF, encoded by the coding sequence ATGAGCGACTTCTCCGTCCGGCCGATCACCGAAGACGAGCGCCGGCCCACGTTCGACTTGCTGCTGCAGGCACTGCACTCGCCGCTGCCGTCGGACGATGCGTGGGCGCAATTCGGAGATTCCTGGGCCGCGCCTGGGAAGTTCGGCGCCTTCGCCGCCGACCGTCCGATCGGGATCGCCAGCGGGTTCCCCACCAGGATCGGCGTTCCCGGCAGCGCAACGGTGTCCGCGACGGCGGTCGACGGGGTCGGCGTGCGCGCGGACTGGACCCGCCGCGGTGTGCTCACCGCGCTGATGTCCGCGCAGCTGACCGATCTCGCGGCGAGCGGCACTACCATCGCGTGCCTGCACGCCAGCGAAGCCGTGATCTACGGCCGGTTCGGCTACGGCCCAGCCGCGCTGGGCGCGACCGTCGAAGTCACCCGCCCCGCGCATCTGCGCGACGGCGCCGCGTCCGGCGGGGCCGTGCGCCTGCTCGACCCGGACGAGGCGCGCGACCTGATTCCCGCGCTGTACCACCGGATCGGGCTGCACCGGCCGGGCATGATCGCCCGCCCCGCACCGTGGTGGCCCATCGCGCACAACCGCCGCGTCACCCGAGACGGCGGCTACCGCGTGGCCGTCCACACCGGACCCGACGGCGACGACGGCTTCGCGCTGTTCACCAGCCTGGATCAGACCACCGCGGCCGACCCCGAACGCGGAGCGCTGCTCGACGTGCGTGACCTGCACGGGGCGAACCCCGAAGCGATCACCGCGCTGTGGGGGTTCGTGCTCACGATCGACCTCGTCGCAACGGTGCGCGCCCGCTACCGGCCGGCCGACGAACCCGTCGCGGCCCTGCTCACCGACTACCGGCGCGCCCGCACCACCGCCCTCGAAGACGACCTGTGGGTGCGGCTGGTCGACGTGCCCGCCGCACTGGCCGCCCGCAGCTACGGCGCCGCGCAGCCGGTGGTCCTCGACGTTGCCGACCGGCTGCTGCCGGCCAACGCCGGCCGCTACCGCGTCGGTCCCGAAGGCGCCGAACGCACCGACGCCCCCACGGACTTCCAGCTGGACGTCGACACCCTCGCCATGCTCTACCTCGGCGAGTGGCGCGCGACGACCCTGGCCCACGCCGGGCGCATCACCGCGGCGGACCCGGCGGCGCTCACTCGCGCCGACACGCTGTTCACCACCGGGCTGCGTCCCTGGTGCGGCACCTACTTCTGA
- a CDS encoding DUF4333 domain-containing protein — protein sequence MRAVAVLSLCGLGLLLTTSCSTSPEPEPPVKTVTVTAPAGASPGSTGSSAPSATGPGRVFDAKAMDAAVAKILTGTYQLRDVGEVSCPDRQAVTDGSTFHCVVEIAGEPKSVPITVTGTDGDYRVDPPR from the coding sequence ATGCGCGCCGTGGCGGTGCTGAGTCTGTGCGGCCTCGGGCTGCTGCTCACCACGAGCTGCTCGACAAGCCCCGAACCGGAGCCGCCCGTGAAAACCGTGACCGTCACCGCGCCCGCCGGCGCGTCGCCGGGCAGCACCGGCAGCAGCGCGCCGTCGGCCACGGGGCCGGGACGGGTGTTCGACGCGAAGGCGATGGACGCCGCCGTCGCGAAGATCCTCACCGGCACCTACCAGCTGCGAGACGTCGGCGAGGTCAGCTGCCCTGACCGGCAAGCCGTCACCGACGGCTCCACGTTCCACTGCGTGGTCGAGATCGCGGGGGAGCCCAAAAGCGTGCCCATCACGGTCACCGGCACCGACGGTGACTACCGCGTCGACCCCCCGCGATAA
- a CDS encoding GNAT family N-acetyltransferase, with protein sequence MSDHTVRLLKTADEHRAAWNLFRSALHVKAGSDEEWERVADALQAPGSRRFGAYDPELIGTVYAFDAETVVPGGARVPLAAVTGVGVRAGRTRRGVLSSMMTAQLQDFAERGVTLATLHASEGVIYGRYGYGVATLSRDLTVDRHRARLRAHVPAGGEVNVFGLEQAAIQWPDLYAATSPTRAGTMTRPPYYWPPHENYLRRESSPIETAVHRGQDGVDGFAVYHVNRDAGRQKMTVLQLQYTNPAAFAGLWRFLLSVDLVDEISAIARPLDEPAELLFTDPRAVKVTGVEDELWLRVVDVPAALTARTYAPAEPVVLEVRDPHLPANDGCYRVGADGAERSDSEPALRLDAASLAMLYFGAWRASDLAGTGRIEVLDAAAPAHVDTLFGTRRASWCGTFF encoded by the coding sequence ATGAGCGACCACACCGTACGGCTCCTGAAGACCGCCGACGAGCACCGCGCGGCCTGGAACCTGTTCCGTTCGGCCCTGCACGTCAAAGCCGGCAGCGACGAGGAATGGGAGCGCGTCGCCGATGCGCTCCAGGCCCCGGGGTCGCGCCGGTTCGGCGCGTACGACCCCGAGCTGATCGGCACGGTGTACGCGTTCGACGCAGAAACGGTCGTGCCCGGCGGTGCACGCGTGCCGCTCGCGGCCGTCACCGGCGTCGGAGTCCGGGCCGGCCGGACCCGCCGCGGGGTACTCAGCTCGATGATGACCGCGCAGCTGCAGGACTTCGCCGAACGCGGTGTCACGCTCGCGACCCTGCACGCCAGTGAAGGCGTCATCTACGGGCGCTACGGCTACGGCGTCGCGACCCTCAGCCGCGACCTCACCGTCGACCGCCACCGCGCCCGGCTGCGGGCACACGTTCCGGCCGGCGGCGAGGTCAACGTGTTCGGCCTCGAGCAGGCCGCGATCCAGTGGCCCGACCTCTACGCCGCCACGAGCCCGACCCGCGCCGGCACGATGACCCGGCCCCCGTACTACTGGCCCCCGCACGAGAACTACCTGCGCCGCGAGTCGAGCCCGATCGAGACCGCGGTGCACCGCGGTCAGGACGGCGTGGACGGCTTCGCCGTCTACCACGTGAACCGCGACGCGGGCCGCCAGAAGATGACCGTGCTGCAGCTCCAGTACACCAACCCGGCCGCGTTCGCCGGGCTGTGGCGGTTCCTGCTGTCGGTCGACCTCGTCGACGAGATCTCCGCGATCGCCCGCCCGCTCGACGAACCGGCCGAGCTGCTGTTCACCGACCCGCGCGCGGTCAAGGTCACCGGCGTGGAGGACGAGCTGTGGCTGCGCGTGGTCGACGTCCCGGCCGCGCTCACCGCCCGCACCTACGCCCCGGCCGAACCGGTGGTGCTCGAGGTGCGGGACCCGCACCTGCCCGCCAATGACGGCTGCTACCGCGTGGGCGCCGACGGCGCGGAACGCAGCGACTCCGAACCCGCGTTGCGCCTCGACGCCGCTTCGCTGGCGATGCTCTACTTCGGAGCGTGGCGCGCGTCCGACCTCGCCGGCACCGGCCGGATCGAGGTCCTCGACGCGGCCGCCCCGGCGCACGTGGACACGCTGTTCGGGACGCGCCGCGCCTCGTGGTGCGGTACTTTCTTCTGA
- a CDS encoding DUF4333 domain-containing protein, protein MSTPYGGNDPQQPQYGQQPQYGQQPGGAYPPSGPQEQQQPYNPQQYGQQQPQTYDSQPTQWVQPQQPQQQPQYGQQPQYGQQPGGFTPPQQPQWGQQPPPQPYGQPYDPNRQQQPPYGQQPGGGYPQSGPQQQPLYGQQPPSGPHAQPAYGQQPPGQYDYGQATAVAQTAGGSGEQPKSKKGLFIGVGALVVVVAVVAILGFVAPGFFKTEVFNNTQMQTDVAKLLTDTYKIEGVGGVTCPAEQKVADGATFECTATINGKPQQVKITVKGTDGNYEVSPPAAG, encoded by the coding sequence ATGAGCACGCCGTATGGCGGCAACGACCCCCAGCAGCCCCAGTACGGGCAGCAGCCGCAGTACGGGCAACAGCCGGGCGGCGCCTACCCGCCGAGCGGGCCGCAGGAACAGCAGCAGCCCTACAACCCGCAGCAGTACGGCCAGCAGCAGCCCCAGACCTACGACTCGCAGCCCACCCAGTGGGTTCAACCCCAGCAACCCCAGCAGCAGCCCCAGTACGGCCAGCAACCGCAGTACGGGCAACAGCCCGGCGGCTTCACCCCACCGCAGCAGCCGCAGTGGGGCCAGCAGCCGCCCCCGCAGCCGTACGGGCAGCCCTACGACCCCAACCGCCAGCAGCAGCCCCCATACGGGCAGCAGCCCGGCGGTGGCTACCCGCAGAGCGGGCCGCAGCAGCAGCCGCTCTACGGCCAGCAGCCCCCGAGCGGCCCGCACGCCCAGCCCGCCTACGGCCAGCAGCCACCCGGCCAGTACGACTACGGCCAGGCCACCGCCGTGGCCCAGACCGCCGGAGGCTCCGGAGAGCAGCCGAAGTCGAAGAAGGGCCTGTTCATCGGCGTCGGCGCGCTCGTCGTGGTCGTCGCGGTGGTCGCGATCCTCGGGTTCGTCGCGCCGGGCTTCTTCAAGACCGAGGTCTTCAACAACACCCAGATGCAGACCGACGTCGCGAAGCTGCTCACCGACACCTACAAGATCGAAGGCGTCGGCGGCGTCACCTGCCCGGCCGAGCAGAAGGTCGCCGACGGCGCCACGTTCGAGTGCACCGCGACCATCAACGGCAAGCCGCAGCAGGTGAAGATCACCGTCAAGGGCACCGACGGCAACTACGAGGTCTCACCACCCGCCGCCGGCTGA
- a CDS encoding RNA helicase, producing MASSPSPSPAEAYAVSRRRGKYPELTRFAGEVSFEFDEFQVRGCEALEDGHGVLVCAPTGAGKTVVGEFAVHLALAEGRKCFYTTPIKALSNQKYADLVGRYGTDAVGLLTGDTSINGNAQVVVMTTEVLRNMLYAGSSSIPELGYVVMDEVHYLADRFRGAVWEEVILHLPEHVRVVGLSATVSNAEEFGEWLVEVRGDTTVVVDEHRPVPLWQHMLVGNRLLDLFAGQDEADPGAELKINPGLLRRTEEIGRFAPAALRGNRGGRRGAPRPPRFRPPSRVDVTERLDAAGLLPAIVFIFSRAGCDAAVAQCVRSGLRLNGPEQVEEIRRIIDERTADLPEGDLGVLGYWEWREALERGFAGHHAGLLPAFKETVEELFVRGLVKVVFATETLALGINMPARTVVLERLVKYNGEAHVDLTPGEYTQLTGRAGRRGIDVEGHAVVAWQPGVDPKQVAGLASTRTYPLRSSFRPGYNMAVNLVAQVGADAARELLEQSFAQFQADRSVVGTARRIERNKEALKGYAGAVTGEFDEMLEYVELRAKISAREKALSRQNTAARRAGTAESLEKLRKGDVIAVPAGRRAGLAVVVDPGLDPIREPRPVVVTEDRWSGPLSVADFPSPVEPLGRIRLPKHIELRSPKTRRDIASSLRNAGIALPGRPRRRPGAGDDAELNSLRRALRAHPCHGLAEREANLRWVERYQRLQAETEQLERKVAATTHSLARAFDRILALLGERGYLGPGTGEDRVTEHGHRLARLYSESDLLAAECIRHGVWENLGPAELAAVVSTLVFEARRDTAGEPRLPGGAVPKAWEETTKLWVDLTEDERRHHLERTREPDAGFAWPVYRWARGESLEKVLTAAETNGQELSAGDFVRWSRQVIDLLDQIRDVLGKADPVGATAADAVRALRRGVVAAGGA from the coding sequence GTGGCCAGTAGCCCTTCACCATCCCCGGCCGAGGCCTATGCGGTCTCGCGCCGCCGCGGCAAGTACCCCGAGCTGACGCGCTTCGCGGGCGAGGTGTCCTTCGAGTTCGACGAGTTCCAGGTCCGTGGCTGCGAAGCCCTCGAAGACGGCCACGGGGTGCTCGTGTGCGCGCCCACCGGCGCCGGCAAGACCGTCGTCGGCGAGTTCGCGGTGCACCTGGCGCTGGCCGAAGGCCGCAAGTGCTTCTACACGACCCCCATCAAGGCGCTGTCGAACCAGAAGTACGCCGACCTCGTCGGCCGCTACGGCACCGACGCCGTCGGCCTGCTGACCGGCGACACCTCCATCAACGGCAACGCCCAGGTGGTCGTGATGACCACCGAGGTCCTGCGGAACATGCTCTACGCCGGCAGCTCCAGCATCCCGGAGCTCGGCTACGTCGTGATGGACGAGGTCCACTACCTCGCCGACCGCTTCCGCGGCGCCGTGTGGGAGGAAGTGATCCTCCACCTGCCCGAACACGTCCGCGTGGTCGGGCTGTCGGCCACCGTGAGCAACGCCGAGGAGTTCGGCGAGTGGCTCGTGGAAGTCCGCGGCGACACCACCGTCGTCGTCGACGAGCACCGGCCCGTCCCGCTGTGGCAGCACATGCTCGTCGGCAACCGCCTGCTGGACCTGTTCGCCGGCCAGGACGAAGCCGACCCCGGCGCCGAGCTGAAGATCAACCCCGGCCTCCTGCGCCGCACCGAGGAGATCGGCCGCTTCGCGCCCGCGGCCCTGCGCGGCAACCGCGGCGGCCGCCGCGGCGCACCCCGCCCGCCGCGGTTCCGCCCGCCCTCCCGTGTCGACGTCACCGAACGGCTCGACGCGGCTGGGCTGCTGCCCGCGATCGTGTTCATCTTCTCCCGCGCCGGCTGCGACGCCGCCGTCGCCCAGTGCGTGCGCTCGGGCCTGCGGCTCAACGGACCCGAACAGGTCGAGGAAATCCGCCGGATCATCGACGAACGCACCGCCGACCTGCCCGAGGGCGACCTCGGGGTGCTGGGCTACTGGGAGTGGCGCGAAGCCCTCGAACGCGGCTTCGCCGGCCACCACGCCGGGCTGCTGCCCGCGTTCAAGGAGACCGTGGAGGAACTGTTCGTCCGCGGCCTGGTCAAGGTCGTGTTCGCCACCGAGACCCTCGCGCTCGGCATCAACATGCCCGCCCGCACCGTCGTGCTCGAGAGGCTGGTCAAGTACAACGGCGAAGCTCACGTCGACCTCACCCCGGGCGAGTACACCCAGCTCACCGGCCGCGCCGGGCGCCGCGGCATCGACGTCGAAGGCCACGCTGTGGTCGCGTGGCAGCCGGGCGTGGACCCCAAGCAGGTCGCCGGCCTGGCCTCCACCCGCACCTACCCGCTGCGCTCGTCGTTCCGGCCCGGCTACAACATGGCCGTCAACCTCGTCGCCCAGGTCGGCGCCGACGCCGCCCGCGAGCTGCTGGAGCAGTCCTTCGCCCAGTTCCAGGCCGACCGCTCCGTGGTCGGCACCGCCCGGCGCATCGAACGCAACAAGGAAGCCCTCAAGGGCTACGCGGGCGCGGTCACCGGCGAGTTCGACGAGATGCTGGAATACGTGGAGCTGCGCGCGAAGATCTCGGCGCGGGAGAAGGCGCTGTCACGCCAGAACACCGCCGCCCGCCGCGCCGGCACCGCCGAGTCGCTGGAGAAGCTGCGCAAAGGCGACGTGATCGCCGTGCCCGCGGGCCGCCGCGCCGGCCTCGCCGTGGTCGTCGACCCGGGCCTGGACCCGATCCGCGAACCCCGGCCCGTGGTCGTCACCGAAGACCGCTGGTCGGGCCCGCTGTCGGTGGCGGACTTCCCGTCGCCGGTCGAGCCGCTCGGGCGCATCCGCCTGCCCAAGCACATCGAGCTGCGCTCGCCCAAAACCCGCCGCGACATCGCGTCCTCGCTGCGCAACGCCGGCATCGCCCTGCCCGGCCGCCCGCGCCGCCGCCCCGGCGCGGGCGACGACGCCGAGCTGAACTCGCTGCGCCGCGCCCTGCGCGCCCACCCCTGCCACGGCCTCGCCGAACGCGAGGCCAACCTGCGCTGGGTCGAGCGCTACCAGCGGCTGCAGGCCGAAACCGAGCAGCTCGAACGCAAGGTCGCCGCCACCACGCACTCACTGGCCCGCGCGTTCGACCGCATCCTCGCCCTCCTCGGCGAACGCGGCTACCTCGGCCCCGGCACCGGTGAGGACCGCGTCACCGAGCACGGCCACCGCCTCGCCCGCCTCTACAGCGAGTCCGACCTGCTCGCCGCCGAATGCATCCGCCACGGCGTGTGGGAGAACCTCGGCCCCGCCGAACTCGCCGCCGTGGTCTCCACGCTCGTGTTCGAAGCCCGCCGCGACACGGCGGGGGAGCCGCGGCTGCCCGGCGGCGCCGTGCCCAAAGCCTGGGAGGAGACCACCAAGCTGTGGGTGGACCTCACCGAGGACGAACGCCGCCACCACCTCGAGCGCACCCGCGAACCCGACGCCGGCTTCGCCTGGCCGGTCTACCGCTGGGCCCGCGGCGAATCGCTCGAAAAGGTCCTCACCGCCGCCGAGACCAACGGCCAGGAGCTCTCGGCCGGTGATTTCGTGCGCTGGTCACGTCAGGTGATCGACCTGCTCGACCAGATCCGCGACGTCCTCGGCAAGGCCGATCCCGTCGGCGCCACCGCCGCGGACGCCGTGCGCGCCCTGCGCCGCGGCGTCGTCGCGGCCGGTGGCGCGTGA